One window from the genome of Micromonospora aurantiaca ATCC 27029 encodes:
- a CDS encoding DivIVA domain-containing protein → MPQQQSSPLAFFDNANSQPDFTVGLRGYNTNQVDDFIGRLSAALSQSEQARAEAEQRMNDAQRRLRQAEQRQSALEQKLTETNKQLEENSRPTLSGLGTRVEQILRLAEEQANDHRNEAKRESEGILSAARLEAREITDKARAEAAAMKATAEREAGSVRTAAEREAAEVRVQARREADTLRADADRETKQLRTVTAHEVAELKSTVEREVATLRATAEREITQQRAKAAREAEEKRAEATKLLTDARDKRDKDLQALELQLAERREKAEREESERHAAQVAQTQKLVNEAEQRARAAQERAKEIEQRAEARRVESERTANETVDKAKALADKTLNEARAEAQRVLNEARTEAELTTQAARREVEDLTRQKDAVTSQLGQMLSGLAGIVPGVPAGGKAETPKADAAGQKVTAESAG, encoded by the coding sequence ATGCCCCAGCAGCAGTCCTCCCCTCTTGCGTTCTTCGATAACGCGAACTCACAGCCCGATTTCACCGTTGGCCTGCGTGGTTACAACACCAACCAGGTCGACGACTTCATCGGCCGCCTCAGCGCCGCCCTGAGCCAGTCCGAGCAGGCCCGTGCCGAGGCCGAGCAGCGGATGAACGACGCGCAGCGCCGGCTGCGGCAGGCCGAGCAGCGCCAGAGCGCGCTGGAGCAGAAGCTCACCGAGACCAACAAGCAGCTCGAGGAGAACAGCCGGCCGACGCTCTCCGGCCTGGGCACTCGCGTCGAGCAGATCCTGCGGCTGGCCGAGGAGCAGGCCAACGACCACCGCAACGAGGCCAAGCGCGAGTCGGAGGGCATCCTCTCCGCCGCCCGCCTCGAGGCGCGTGAGATCACCGACAAGGCCCGCGCCGAGGCCGCCGCCATGAAGGCGACCGCCGAGCGCGAGGCCGGCAGCGTCCGCACCGCCGCCGAGCGCGAGGCCGCCGAGGTCCGGGTGCAGGCCCGCCGTGAGGCCGACACGCTGCGCGCCGACGCCGACCGCGAGACCAAGCAGCTGCGTACGGTCACCGCGCACGAGGTGGCCGAGCTGAAGTCGACTGTCGAGCGCGAGGTCGCCACGCTGCGCGCCACCGCCGAGCGGGAGATCACCCAGCAGCGGGCCAAGGCCGCCCGGGAGGCCGAGGAGAAGCGCGCCGAGGCGACCAAGCTGCTCACCGACGCACGCGACAAGCGCGACAAGGACCTCCAGGCCCTGGAGCTCCAGCTCGCCGAGCGGCGGGAGAAGGCCGAGCGCGAGGAGTCGGAGCGGCACGCCGCCCAGGTCGCGCAGACCCAGAAGCTGGTGAACGAGGCCGAGCAGCGGGCCCGTGCCGCGCAGGAGCGCGCCAAGGAGATCGAGCAGCGGGCCGAGGCCCGGCGGGTCGAGTCCGAGCGCACCGCCAACGAGACCGTCGACAAGGCCAAGGCGCTGGCCGACAAGACGCTCAACGAGGCCCGTGCCGAGGCGCAGCGGGTGCTCAACGAGGCCCGCACCGAGGCCGAGCTGACCACGCAGGCGGCCCGTCGCGAGGTCGAGGACCTGACCCGCCAGAAGGACGCGGTCACCTCGCAGCTCGGCCAGATGCTGTCCGGCCTGGCCGGCATCGTGCCGGGCGTGCCGGCCGGCGGCAAGG